A genomic segment from Prochlorothrix hollandica PCC 9006 = CALU 1027 encodes:
- the pheA gene encoding prephenate dehydratase: protein MVLSVAHLGPAGTYTEWAATRCAEWLSQQFSQSCVLQPHTSIARTLQGVADHGADFAVVPVENSIEGSVTVTLDMLWQLDQLQIQRTLILPIAHALISYAPTLDQVTEICSHPQALAQCQVWTETHVPQANCLALDSTTAALSSLAQHPQRGVIASHRAADLYHLPVLAYPINDYPDNCTRFWVVSLDPSTQGTHTSLAFSLHSNAPGALLWPLQILADRHINLSRIESRPTKRSLGDYHFFLDLEGDLDQAPVQTAVQALGEATKVLKVFGSYAVI, encoded by the coding sequence ATGGTTCTTTCCGTTGCCCACCTTGGCCCTGCTGGCACCTACACTGAATGGGCAGCAACCCGTTGTGCCGAGTGGCTCAGCCAACAATTTTCCCAGTCCTGTGTCCTCCAGCCCCACACCAGCATTGCCCGCACCCTCCAGGGGGTGGCCGACCATGGGGCTGATTTTGCCGTGGTGCCGGTGGAAAATTCCATTGAGGGTAGTGTGACGGTGACCTTAGACATGCTCTGGCAGTTAGACCAGTTGCAAATTCAACGCACCCTGATTTTGCCCATTGCCCATGCCCTGATCAGCTACGCCCCCACCTTGGATCAGGTAACCGAAATTTGTTCCCATCCCCAAGCCCTGGCCCAGTGCCAAGTTTGGACCGAAACCCATGTGCCCCAGGCCAACTGTTTGGCCTTGGACTCCACCACCGCCGCCCTCAGTTCCCTGGCCCAGCATCCCCAGCGGGGAGTCATTGCCTCCCATCGCGCTGCCGATCTCTATCACCTGCCGGTGCTGGCCTATCCCATTAATGATTATCCAGATAATTGCACCCGCTTTTGGGTTGTCAGCCTGGATCCCTCCACCCAGGGCACCCACACCTCCCTCGCCTTTAGTCTCCACTCCAATGCCCCCGGCGCGTTGCTGTGGCCCCTGCAAATTTTGGCCGATCGCCACATCAACCTCAGCCGCATTGAGTCCCGTCCCACCAAGCGGTCCTTAGGGGATTACCATTTCTTTTTAGATCTGGAGGGGGATCTGGATCAAGCCCCGGTGCAAACGGCGGTCCAAGCCCTGGGGGAGGCCACCAAGGTGCTCAAGGTGTTTGGCAGTTATGCAGTGATTTAG
- a CDS encoding ABC transporter substrate-binding protein has product MKQWWRLLGWTLTLVLLVACGGEPSAGSKAAASPTLTVLGTLTGSGETELAAVFAPFTAATGIAVVYEGTDAFDTVLPVRVEAGDPPDFALFPQLGLLRDFVDRGQLVPLDTFLDRPTLADTFAPDLLALGTVGDRLYGFSLRTYLKSLVWYRPQVFAAKGYAVPETWEQWETLRDRIIADGGVPWCLGLDSGDSTGWVGTDWIETLLLRTGGPEIYDQWTSHQIPFTHPAVKAAFEQFGRIAQDPRQTLGGSTGALSLSFQDAPLPLFSDPPGCYLHQQASFISAFFPPGVQADETVDIFPFPALDPAYGRPLVVGDLLVGMLQDSKAGQAFLAYLLTPESQAIWATFGGHLSPYQTLGLDAYGDRLSQRDIEILGSADTLRYDGSDLMPRAVNRTFASGVVDYLSGVPLDQVLETIEASWTRL; this is encoded by the coding sequence ATGAAGCAGTGGTGGAGACTCCTGGGGTGGACCCTGACCCTGGTGCTGTTGGTGGCCTGTGGTGGTGAGCCTAGCGCTGGATCCAAGGCGGCTGCGTCCCCCACCCTGACGGTTCTAGGGACCCTCACCGGTAGCGGGGAAACGGAATTGGCGGCGGTGTTTGCCCCGTTTACCGCAGCCACGGGTATTGCTGTGGTTTATGAAGGCACTGATGCCTTTGATACGGTGTTGCCGGTGCGGGTGGAAGCCGGGGATCCCCCTGACTTTGCTCTGTTTCCCCAACTGGGCCTGTTACGGGATTTTGTCGATCGTGGCCAACTTGTGCCCCTAGATACCTTCCTCGATCGCCCCACCCTAGCAGACACCTTTGCACCAGATCTCTTGGCCTTGGGTACCGTCGGCGATCGCCTCTATGGCTTTTCCCTGCGCACCTATCTCAAAAGTCTGGTGTGGTATCGTCCCCAGGTCTTTGCCGCCAAGGGTTATGCCGTGCCCGAAACCTGGGAGCAATGGGAAACGCTGCGCGATCGCATCATCGCCGATGGGGGGGTGCCCTGGTGTCTGGGCCTAGACAGTGGCGATTCCACCGGCTGGGTGGGCACCGATTGGATCGAAACCTTGCTACTGCGCACCGGTGGACCGGAAATCTACGATCAGTGGACCAGCCATCAAATCCCCTTTACCCATCCGGCGGTCAAAGCAGCCTTTGAACAGTTTGGCCGCATTGCCCAGGATCCCCGGCAAACCCTAGGAGGGTCTACGGGAGCCTTGAGCCTGTCGTTTCAAGATGCGCCCCTGCCCCTATTTAGCGATCCCCCCGGTTGCTATCTGCACCAGCAGGCCAGCTTCATTTCCGCCTTCTTCCCCCCAGGGGTTCAGGCCGATGAAACCGTGGATATTTTCCCCTTCCCCGCCCTCGATCCAGCCTATGGTCGGCCCTTGGTGGTGGGGGATCTCTTGGTGGGAATGCTCCAAGACTCCAAAGCTGGGCAGGCTTTTTTGGCCTATTTGCTGACCCCAGAATCCCAGGCCATTTGGGCGACCTTTGGGGGGCACCTCTCGCCCTACCAGACCCTGGGCCTTGATGCCTATGGCGATCGTCTCAGCCAACGGGACATTGAGATTCTAGGGTCTGCTGATACCCTGCGCTATGATGGCTCGGATCTGATGCCCCGTGCCGTCAACCGCACCTTCGCCAGCGGGGTGGTGGACTACCTCAGCGGGGTCCCCTTAGATCAAGTGCTGGAGACCATCGAAGCCAGTTGGACCCGGTTATAA
- a CDS encoding ribonuclease HII — MGIRKQPGSPHRHIPPDPLGFAVDRGLGVAGVDEVGRGALCGPVVAAAVILPPGENRDLQGAGLRDSKQLSPRQRQGLVGHIRSVAWDCQLGLASVAEIDRLNILQASLLAMHRAIAKLQPVPQWCWIDGNQLIPGLSLPQRAIIQGDRHCLAIAAASVVAKVWRDDLMVRLDSRYPGYGIAQHKGYGTAQHRSALQRLGVSPCHRRSFAPCRSQQLPLL, encoded by the coding sequence ATGGGGATTAGGAAGCAGCCCGGATCTCCTCACCGCCACATTCCCCCCGATCCCCTAGGGTTTGCCGTCGATCGCGGCCTAGGGGTGGCGGGGGTGGATGAGGTGGGGCGGGGGGCGCTGTGTGGGCCGGTGGTGGCCGCAGCGGTGATTCTGCCCCCTGGGGAGAACCGGGACTTGCAGGGGGCTGGCTTGCGGGATAGTAAGCAATTGTCCCCCCGCCAACGGCAGGGTCTGGTGGGCCATATCCGATCTGTGGCCTGGGATTGTCAATTGGGGTTGGCTTCCGTGGCGGAAATCGATCGCCTTAATATTCTCCAAGCCTCCCTTTTGGCCATGCACCGGGCCATTGCCAAGTTGCAACCGGTGCCCCAGTGGTGTTGGATTGATGGTAACCAGTTGATTCCGGGGTTAAGCCTCCCGCAGCGGGCGATTATCCAGGGCGATCGCCACTGCCTTGCCATTGCTGCCGCCAGTGTGGTGGCCAAGGTGTGGCGGGATGATCTAATGGTGCGCCTGGATAGTCGTTATCCCGGCTATGGCATAGCCCAACACAAGGGCTATGGTACGGCCCAACACCGATCGGCCCTACAGCGCCTGGGGGTTTCCCCTTGCCACCGCCGCTCCTTTGCCCCCTGCCGATCCCAGCAATTGCCCCTGTTGTAG
- a CDS encoding calcium-binding protein translates to MGNYDTGTARIKSVFKLAEIPRVSEESLEHYLRWLKPKLICPCILTGIESMGYFSWEERYEFGYGNPKDYEKSKEKWGSYQEEYKLHSLGNAKVEHGRDISVPVARVSDKKQFVIPLSELEAVDKKSKNYRLLHDYSVWHVNWGS, encoded by the coding sequence ATGGGTAACTATGATACGGGGACTGCCAGAATTAAGTCTGTTTTTAAGCTGGCTGAAATTCCAAGGGTTAGTGAAGAAAGTCTTGAGCATTACTTGCGATGGCTTAAGCCGAAATTAATTTGCCCTTGCATCCTAACTGGCATTGAAAGTATGGGATATTTCAGTTGGGAAGAACGATATGAATTTGGTTATGGAAACCCAAAGGACTATGAAAAATCAAAAGAAAAATGGGGTTCATACCAAGAAGAATACAAATTACACAGCCTAGGCAATGCAAAGGTTGAGCATGGTAGGGATATTTCAGTTCCTGTGGCCAGAGTGTCAGACAAGAAACAGTTTGTTATTCCATTGTCTGAGTTAGAAGCAGTAGATAAGAAGTCTAAAAATTATAGGTTACTGCACGATTACTCGGTATGGCACGTCAATTGGGGGAGTTGA
- a CDS encoding Rne/Rng family ribonuclease, with product MPKQIIIAEQQRIAAVFAEDQIEELVVAQGTHQIGDIYLGVVENVLPGIDAAFVNIGDSDRNGFIHVSDLGPLRLRRSAGAITDLLEPQQQVLVQVMKEPTGNKGPRLTGNITLPGRYLVLMPFRRGVNLSRRISSENERSRLRALAILVKPAGMGLLVRTEAEGVAEEAIIEDLEFLQGQWETVQQEQVNTRAPALMNRDDDFIQRVLRDVYNADVNRIVVDSVAGLKRVKQHLMNWGSGRIPLGLLIDQHRERTSIMEYFRVNAAIREALKPRVDLPSGGYIIIEPTEALTVVDVNSGSFTRSSTARETVLWTNFEAATEIARQLRLRNLAGVIVVDFIDMDARRDQLQVLKHFEEALKADKARPQIAQLSELGLVELTRKRQGQNIYEIFGRHCPTCGGLGHTIHLPGDPELDLSAEIEVRPRTTLPDVPSRTPVLPDVAPEPPKPSWPERRVVAEPDSRESRDLSETPDGDYGDGGSRRRRRRNGNEGTEGDGDSSSTLTLDTTPDLPAPIAPPILGNGSESRRPLRPEYGSANETPRFGARRGGRVPGKPPEVITVAMTEPEQEVYSWMGISPLVLSGQSVDNPRNVVIQIKSPNEVDPGATDLPSDTFDPRYPSEPSQGSETGSEPPSLSPTVAAAMMAGAWSAPEPRAAEVPSRSTPRPTQQPSIPKITAALNPLPVGTPTSAPLILPRVEPRGSGSLTDSGSLKETPVPKESSLPKPKPQAENRRRRRRSSATSGDGD from the coding sequence ATGCCAAAACAAATTATTATCGCCGAGCAACAGCGTATTGCCGCCGTTTTTGCTGAAGACCAAATCGAAGAGTTGGTTGTTGCCCAAGGAACCCATCAGATTGGGGATATTTACTTGGGGGTTGTGGAGAATGTTTTACCGGGTATTGATGCTGCCTTTGTCAATATTGGGGATAGCGATCGCAACGGTTTCATTCATGTCAGTGACCTGGGACCTCTGCGCTTGCGCCGTAGTGCCGGAGCCATCACCGATCTCCTAGAGCCGCAGCAGCAAGTGTTGGTGCAGGTGATGAAGGAACCGACGGGCAATAAGGGTCCTCGGTTAACGGGTAATATCACCTTGCCCGGTCGTTACTTGGTCTTAATGCCATTCCGGCGGGGGGTGAATCTATCCCGGCGGATTTCCAGCGAAAATGAACGCAGTCGCCTGCGGGCCTTAGCCATTTTAGTCAAGCCCGCCGGGATGGGGCTATTGGTGCGCACCGAAGCGGAAGGGGTAGCGGAAGAAGCCATTATTGAGGATTTGGAATTCCTCCAAGGCCAGTGGGAAACGGTGCAGCAGGAACAGGTCAACACCCGCGCCCCTGCCTTGATGAACCGGGATGACGACTTTATCCAGCGGGTTTTGCGGGATGTTTATAATGCCGATGTCAATCGCATTGTCGTGGACTCCGTCGCCGGTCTGAAGCGGGTTAAACAGCATTTGATGAACTGGGGTTCAGGGCGGATTCCCCTGGGTTTGCTCATTGATCAGCACCGGGAACGCACCTCAATCATGGAGTATTTCCGGGTCAATGCGGCCATTCGCGAAGCCCTCAAGCCCCGCGTTGATTTGCCATCGGGGGGCTACATTATCATTGAGCCGACGGAAGCCTTGACGGTGGTGGATGTGAACTCGGGATCGTTTACCCGATCGTCCACGGCCCGCGAAACCGTATTGTGGACCAACTTTGAGGCGGCTACGGAAATTGCACGGCAATTGCGCTTGCGGAATTTGGCCGGGGTGATCGTGGTGGACTTCATTGATATGGATGCCCGCCGCGATCAGTTGCAGGTGCTGAAGCATTTTGAGGAAGCCCTCAAGGCCGATAAGGCCCGCCCCCAAATTGCCCAATTGTCGGAGTTGGGCCTGGTGGAGCTGACCCGCAAACGCCAAGGCCAAAATATTTACGAGATCTTTGGTCGCCATTGCCCCACCTGCGGGGGACTCGGCCACACGATCCACCTGCCGGGGGATCCAGAGCTGGATCTCAGCGCTGAGATTGAGGTGCGCCCCCGGACGACACTGCCCGATGTCCCCTCCCGCACACCGGTGCTCCCCGATGTTGCCCCTGAGCCACCCAAGCCCTCGTGGCCAGAGCGCCGCGTGGTGGCGGAGCCAGACAGTCGGGAGAGCCGTGATCTGTCTGAGACCCCTGATGGGGATTATGGCGATGGGGGCAGTCGGCGGCGGCGGCGACGCAATGGTAATGAGGGAACCGAGGGGGATGGGGACAGTAGCTCCACCCTGACGTTGGATACTACCCCAGACCTGCCGGCTCCCATCGCCCCACCGATTTTGGGCAATGGCTCCGAGAGTCGTCGTCCCCTGCGCCCTGAGTATGGCAGTGCCAATGAGACTCCCCGTTTTGGTGCCCGCCGGGGGGGACGGGTGCCGGGTAAGCCTCCGGAAGTGATCACCGTGGCCATGACCGAACCAGAGCAGGAGGTTTATTCCTGGATGGGAATTTCGCCCTTGGTTCTATCGGGTCAGTCCGTGGACAATCCCCGGAATGTGGTGATTCAGATTAAGTCCCCCAACGAGGTGGATCCAGGGGCCACAGATCTGCCGTCGGACACCTTTGACCCCCGCTATCCCAGTGAGCCATCCCAGGGTTCTGAGACCGGATCTGAGCCTCCTAGCCTGTCTCCCACGGTGGCGGCGGCGATGATGGCGGGTGCGTGGTCAGCCCCGGAGCCACGGGCAGCGGAAGTCCCGTCCCGATCGACCCCACGACCGACCCAACAACCGTCCATTCCTAAAATTACGGCGGCCCTGAACCCCTTGCCTGTGGGCACTCCCACCAGCGCTCCCCTGATCCTGCCGCGAGTGGAGCCTCGGGGTAGTGGTTCCCTAACGGACAGTGGTTCCCTGAAAGAGACCCCTGTGCCCAAGGAGAGTAGTTTACCGAAACCCAAGCCCCAAGCGGAAAACCGTCGTCGTCGTCGCCGCTCTTCGGCTACCTCTGGGGATGGGGATTAG
- a CDS encoding amino acid ABC transporter permease (The N-terminal region of this protein, as described by TIGR01726, is a three transmembrane segment that identifies a subfamily of ABC transporter permease subunits, which specificities that include histidine, arginine, glutamine, glutamate, L-cystine (sic), the opines (in Agrobacterium) octopine and nopaline, etc.) translates to MTSVSTTPSRPPLLQRENPLVWCRTNLFSNWFSSLLTLIVGWILVQSGRGFWLWATAEAQWAVIPANLPLLMGGRFPSDQSWRLWLVLALISALAGLSWGWLSRRSPRLLTLPVLSGLAIAALITVLTPTSWLYRGVMLGLLILVIAGAWGGYLWDRLLPQVSLNRVLPVAWSAAFFVGLWLIRGGFGLAVVSTGDWSGLLLTVFLALVSILLCFPLGVLLALGRQSELPAIRWLSTFHIEVIRGVPLISILFMGQVMIPLFLPEGMRPDRVLRAIVGLTLFSAAYMAENIRGGLQAIPRGQVEAANALGLSTPLTVGLVVLPQALKVSIPSIVGQFISLFQDTTLLSIVGLLELLGLSRSVMANPEFVGRSAEVYCFIGLLYWAFCYAMSLGSRRLEQVLNTEHR, encoded by the coding sequence ATGACTTCGGTTTCCACCACCCCTAGCCGTCCTCCCCTGTTGCAGCGGGAGAACCCCCTTGTCTGGTGTCGCACCAACCTGTTTAGTAACTGGTTTAGCAGCCTGTTGACGCTGATCGTGGGTTGGATATTGGTGCAAAGTGGCCGAGGGTTTTGGCTATGGGCCACCGCAGAAGCCCAATGGGCTGTGATTCCGGCCAACTTGCCCCTGCTGATGGGGGGGCGGTTTCCCTCGGATCAGTCGTGGCGACTGTGGTTGGTGCTGGCCCTCATTAGTGCCTTGGCTGGCCTAAGCTGGGGCTGGTTGAGCCGCCGATCGCCCCGTCTGCTTACTCTGCCCGTGTTGTCGGGGCTGGCGATCGCGGCCCTCATTACCGTCTTAACCCCCACCTCTTGGTTGTATCGGGGTGTCATGCTGGGTCTTTTAATCCTGGTGATCGCTGGAGCCTGGGGGGGATACCTGTGGGATCGGCTTCTGCCCCAGGTCAGCCTCAACCGAGTTTTACCCGTGGCCTGGTCTGCTGCCTTTTTTGTGGGGCTGTGGCTGATTCGCGGCGGATTTGGCCTCGCGGTAGTCTCCACCGGTGACTGGAGTGGGCTGCTGTTGACGGTCTTCTTAGCCCTGGTCAGCATTTTGCTCTGTTTTCCCCTGGGAGTGCTGTTGGCCCTGGGTCGCCAAAGTGAACTGCCTGCCATTCGTTGGTTGTCTACGTTTCACATTGAAGTGATTCGAGGGGTGCCCCTCATTTCGATTCTGTTCATGGGGCAGGTGATGATTCCCCTGTTTTTGCCGGAGGGGATGCGGCCCGATCGCGTGCTGCGAGCCATTGTCGGCTTGACCCTGTTCAGTGCGGCCTATATGGCGGAAAATATTCGAGGCGGTCTCCAGGCCATCCCCCGTGGCCAAGTGGAAGCGGCCAATGCCTTGGGCTTAAGTACGCCCTTAACCGTTGGCTTGGTGGTGTTGCCCCAAGCCCTCAAGGTCTCGATTCCCTCCATTGTCGGTCAGTTTATTAGCCTGTTCCAAGACACAACCCTGTTATCCATTGTCGGTCTGTTGGAATTGCTCGGACTCAGTCGATCGGTGATGGCCAACCCAGAGTTTGTGGGGCGCAGTGCGGAGGTTTATTGTTTCATTGGCCTGCTCTATTGGGCCTTTTGCTATGCCATGTCCTTGGGCAGTCGCCGTCTAGAACAAGTCCTCAACACAGAACATCGTTAG
- a CDS encoding amino acid ABC transporter permease encodes MTANESQTTPLWRDDRVWKIIFQGVVLALVFGGYALLFHNFNLNLRRTGLVFSFSFLKSPAGFSIGETLIDYSATDPYGRAIVAGVLNTFKIIILGLVATSVVGTVVGIASFSQNWLVRKLSQVYVEVIRNTPLLLQLLFWYFVVFLSLPRPREPLQLPGSIFMSRAAIQLPWPILDRGFYLWLGLLAITLVVSLVVWRWRTYLMVEQGSPAQTQLGIFVLLWVAMVLMVTVAFQWDFPTLDPSGRSTGGLQLSVEYAGVLVGLVVYTAAFIAEIVRGGVQSVSNGQWEAARSLGLQQGLVMRLVVLPQALRVIIPPLNSQYMNLAKNSSLALAIGYPDLFSVSSTTLNQTGRPLEVFIVLMATYLIINLSISLVMNGFNRWVQLRER; translated from the coding sequence ATGACTGCTAACGAATCCCAGACAACGCCCCTGTGGCGGGACGATCGCGTTTGGAAAATAATTTTTCAAGGGGTTGTGCTAGCCCTGGTGTTTGGGGGTTACGCCCTACTATTTCATAACTTTAATCTCAATTTACGCCGCACTGGACTTGTCTTCTCCTTCAGTTTTCTCAAGAGTCCCGCAGGGTTCAGCATTGGCGAAACCCTAATTGATTACAGTGCCACGGATCCCTATGGTCGGGCGATCGTCGCCGGAGTTTTAAACACATTTAAAATTATTATTTTGGGACTAGTGGCCACCAGCGTGGTGGGCACCGTGGTGGGCATTGCCAGTTTTTCCCAAAACTGGCTGGTGCGGAAATTGAGCCAAGTCTATGTGGAAGTGATTCGCAATACACCCCTCTTGTTGCAATTGCTGTTTTGGTATTTTGTTGTTTTTCTGAGTTTGCCCCGCCCCCGCGAACCGCTGCAACTGCCTGGGTCTATCTTCATGAGTCGGGCGGCAATACAGTTGCCCTGGCCCATCCTCGATCGCGGTTTTTATCTGTGGTTAGGATTGCTAGCCATTACCCTGGTGGTGAGCCTAGTGGTCTGGCGCTGGCGCACCTATTTAATGGTGGAGCAGGGCAGTCCGGCCCAGACTCAATTGGGCATTTTCGTCCTGTTGTGGGTGGCCATGGTTCTGATGGTGACGGTGGCCTTTCAATGGGACTTCCCCACCCTAGACCCCTCTGGCCGCAGCACGGGCGGATTGCAATTGTCCGTGGAGTATGCAGGGGTTTTGGTGGGTCTAGTGGTTTATACCGCTGCCTTTATCGCTGAAATTGTGCGGGGGGGGGTGCAGTCGGTCTCCAATGGCCAATGGGAAGCGGCCCGATCCCTCGGCCTTCAGCAAGGCTTAGTCATGCGGCTGGTGGTGTTGCCCCAGGCACTGCGGGTCATTATTCCCCCCCTGAACAGCCAGTATATGAATCTGGCCAAAAATTCCAGCTTAGCCCTGGCCATCGGCTATCCGGACCTATTCTCGGTATCCAGCACAACCCTGAACCAAACTGGGCGACCCCTGGAGGTGTTCATTGTGCTGATGGCTACCTATCTCATCATTAATCTCAGCATTTCCCTGGTGATGAATGGGTTCAATCGCTGGGTACAACTCAGGGAGCGCTAG